ttgaacattttataaatttttaactacaaaataattattaaatttaaaatttgataaattttgtaaaaattcgaactttaaatgcttataaaaaaaaaaattgtgcgtatgtatttttaatattttttaactggtattgtaacaatatatcaggagcgttgcattaaatgttcatgtctttttacccaaaaacaaaattttattgatatttataacaccaaaaaccaaaatcgattttgagaaaaaccgattttgcataaaaattcccgtttttccttaattgttatgttgtttttcccgtcacttttcaaaactattaggaattttaaaatttgacctcctgaatgcaccaactagattcactttcccatcgaacaagatactgttgaagaaaattgaagcagttttactgccccaaaccgtgatgacagacacaattacacaaaaataaataaaaaaataaaaaaaacacatcattgtaaaatcaatacattcatcgctctgatCAGAATCTAAACTATACCTAGATACTATGGAtagatacataacatttttattgaatgcttatattagaattttctatacaccgtaagtttttcaaaatattttgactcatgttgagctatttataggcatatgaaattttcaattattagttttttttaaataaatgtcgataaaaaactTGAATTGGAATACATCCAGttgaatttacctatttattttaataagtcaCATGTTTACaacaatttagtttatatttaaccAATACAGTCAGTTCTTAAGTTCTTACAAACTCCAGTTAAGTTTTTAGggatacaattaaataatattcaaagagaaaattatacttaaatataatgcaTGTGTGAAGCAAAATAGTTTTATACCAGTAAAAAAATTAGCCAgatatactaaataaaaactAGACGCGttcaatgaatttttaaatttacaaacattgaaacatcattataagtaggtaataatattttaaactgtaattataataaattgtttactcAATAGTtttgtatatatctatatttaatgcAATACTGTGATTATAAGTATTCAATACTTTCAGTAGGtagcatattttgtaaatatatatatatatatatatatatatatatattgaatttagataatatattattttatattttgagtgtttaaatgtaaaatataaaacatgttatatattatttcaaaatatgtcatcaacaacaattataatgatttgtaCGAGAGTTTTTGAGTTTATGTATTGTGCTTATATAATAGGtgataaagtataaaaaaaatataaaggcaataaatatatattggttgaaaattgaaaaggcaatttatttgtagatactgcaaacaataatattaaagaatgatCTGAAaggaatacaaataatagataatgaAATTCATGAAAGAGTTCCATAGcaacacttaaaaatataattatttcaaatgaatTGGCTTAAAACATCAAACtatagctaatattatatattttataaaatcttgaaatgtaaatattataatattattatgtagttatcaAGGGTTACAAATTGAATTTAACGTAGAATACTCCTTCAGTAATTCAGCAAATTTATGAGACTCCTCATTATTCAAAGTTTTCAGCGCTTGGTGATATGTTGTGATAACAAGTTTTAGTGACCCGTAATTTAGCTCAAAGTAAATTCGTTCCATCCACAAATCTATAGATAAAGTAATcagatataggtacaattataaaacaaaaataactatactctattcaagTTAAGAAACATAGTTGGCGGCGACCAGTTTCTGTCCGGCCACAGTCGGGCAAACTTCTTTGTTGCCCCCGACGATTCAACTATTAGTATTTCTGCTATATAGTATTGCCTCGACAACCGTTCTTAACTTGAACAATATATAGAAAGAATTAACTAACCGATATCGGTTTTACCAAACTGCATGCATGCTAAAGTAAAATGCTGCCTAATCCTGCTGACGTCTATTATTTGTTGTCCAGTTTCTAGAGTTACCATAGTCTTGCACAGACTTGCATCACAACTGTTGTTTGTGTTCAACAACAAGTATGCATTTCGAGCATCAttcaaagatttatttttacttaaccaCAACAAATACTCATttgcaatctttttttttactttgttagAACACAAAGATTCATCTCCAAATGCTATGTTGAAAATATGCCATATCTGtggtttatttgaaaaatatttaataattataagccaCATAGTGGGTGAAACTTCATTAgcattttctttaaataactCGTAAGCAACTAGTTCATCTTTATtggttaatttaaattgtatatgcaCTTCTAAGATACGTATGTCATTTGGATATGCTTCAACGGCCCAATCTAAAATGTCCAGGGGCATTGAaccttttgaattaaatatctaaataaaaaaagtggaaagaatagtaatacaaattaaaagtgcaatctaaaaaatacaatttaaatccgTTACCAAATGAATATAATGATTtggtttcaatttatttttcttgtgAGCGCAATGAAGagattctttaattaaatcgattttattaatttctgtaaGACCagcatcatataatattttgatcataGTGATTAAATACTTATCCCACATCTCATCAGTATCAACTATTGACAATGCAGCGTTATATCTACTAagacattttctaaaataaaacaatacacatcaaaaaaagttaaataaaataatttaagcattaataattttataaattagtttgtacataatattcatGTTTTGATAGGTGTTAGTAGTTTCAAACAGTTCATTTAAAGCCAAAGTATCCCAATAATTTGGATCCATGTTAAATGTAGTTGACAtaaatctgtaaaaaaaaatgatagtacaaaattgtatttttgtttgaagAGGACACAGCCCTATGTGTTGCCTCCATTTTTCAAATCAACAACATATTAAATTAgcgttcaaaaaattaaatttggtaatGTTAGCTTTACTATTAGattgaaataatgtattatcaaatttaaaggttagaatattatttgtgtttataccttaatttttacactattttaatttttaactgcgATTGGAAGTATCTCTTACaaagtgcgtaacataacaaatttacactcggcagatcacgtttagctttgttggtttaaaaactagagtgaattgacctattacgAAACTTGATGGTAATAACACTATCTGTGTTTGATATAgggtttttacgataattcaattttttagcaagtttttcgaatataatatagaataaattaaaaatgtttataactctcttaaaaactgaatcattctaatattatagaataacttttttagtctttaatttaatgtgtattttaaatttgttttttagaattaaatttaataaatgcttTTTTGCTTGTTTTGGCTACTTAAAATGCTTTTTTGAGGATTTATTTTGCTACAAAATCCGAGCTCTATTGAtaaagatacattttaattaactaCTTATTGgacttttttaatgtatttttagtattgtagATTGTAATACTAttgcgtttataatattatttgagtttttaggccaatacaaattgttttattaaatatttaaatatattaaatctaaagaaattttaaatacgttatgtaaaattatagcTATTTTAAACAGTTCCCTAACCTTCTAATTAATTACACTGTACCTAGTATAACTTTTAactgttatgtataatatgttggaAGTATTTAGAAGTGTAAATAGATTGTGTTGTGTCCTCCTTTAaaacttaatagttattaaagttaattcttatatgaataataacatagtatattttaataatacataaaaaatattactttttgatTTCTTTAGATAAATCTAAAGAAAAATGATATTGAATAGCTGCATGATACATTTGAAAGAAAAGATCAGTGTCCTCTTTTACATTTTGAACGGCTGATTCAAAAATAACTTTGGCTAGAGAAACATCTAACGCAGGATCATATGAATCCAGCTCTTttcctgttaaaaaaaaatattagagttattattgttattaaaattattatcaacctacattttatcaaagttattatagttattatcattatacattagtacattacagtCAAGTCTTAATAACTAGGACATCGATAACTCAAAATTTGTTTTGctccttaaaatatttttaagttatgttTGAGATATATAACTCTGAAAGTacataaatctattttttttttattcacttgAGATTCAAGTTATTGAAACAACAATActcaattgtatattaaatgtattaatttaaacactataatacattaatacaaaattagatattaccTGATTTCAACACCTCTTGAATGAGCATTTTTGAATTAGTAAGTTCACAATTAAaagcttcaaaatataaatttgatgaaTACTTATGTAATTGTAATCCACTAGTATACATTTCTCTTGCTTTTTGgatatttcttaaaaatccAATCTCTATTTCTATTGCATAAATATACAATGAATCTGAAATCTTACCATGTAATAACAAGGTACGGTCTATAACTTTCTGTACCATTGTtggatttttctaaaaaatagaaaataaaatgtcttaagttgttacaaataaatattaattaagtgacTAGAAATAGAATATATCGATTATCAATTCATCATTAAGTACTCCCACTGTTAGCAAGATAGGTATGAACGGAAATTGTTATTGTGTTCTgttaaatagaatattttataaacgtaatacagtttgatatttatacaatattagtaaTGTTATACTTAGGTAGTGatgtaatgtatgtatgtagtgtgtggtaaataattattatcataaaaattatttttactcacATGTTTCATCAGGAATTGGATGTATTTAGTCCAGACTGATAGatcataattgaaatatttaagagCCGCACGATAAAGAAGAATGATTTTGTTATTGTGAAGATTAATgagtttaaaagtatttgaatctGGATTCATCTAATACagaaaatacgtattttaataaaaaactgatggtaaaatgttaaaactattGTTATTGGTTATTACCTTTTTAACTTCCTTGATAACagatttcaaaaaattgatgaaattaataaaatctgaCTTGCTTCTGTTTCGACGCGTTACTCTATGCTCATGACTTTGTCGTTGATacactatataactataaacaaaGGTATGGTAACATAAGCAATAAACATAAGTACCTACgcacaatttatatttacaatataaacctaatataatattaattaatagtagtTAGTAATTGGcattaaagttttataaaatatcactaTTTACCCCACATGATCATCGTTAAAGACCGAATTAAGTAATGGAAGTTCTCCATTTATAAAATTCTCCTTGCGTCTTTGTACTGATTCCGCCATTCTGGGATAACAATCAGAATAATAGAAACTTTGTCAATTCACCGGATATTGTTTTTAGTGTtgctacctacctatttaaataaaacgatGTCCGGCAAAGTAATAAAACACCTATTTACACAGCAAGCTTAagtaattataagttttaacaaTGGCCGCGTCTTACCACAACACACACGTAGCACAAATGGCGACTTAAGATAATATACAAGTTAAACATCGGCCTATGGGCTATGATATAATGTCATTTTCGAGACCGTCGAACAGTGGCGACGAAACAGCTGTGGAACTACTGACTGGCGTCATCTCGCGGCCATTTTGGtcgaaaatcaataatataaaaagtacttCTGTCGTATgatatgctatatatatataataatatacaactatatagtatataatatattattgttatatcggTTTAACACATTATATCGCTAAACGACGACAGTCAGTAGTTCCAGAACTGTTTTGGTGACCCAATTTGACGGTtttgaatatacattataccataGGCCGATGTTTAACCTGTATACCTTAAATCGTGGCACAAATGCACAATGGACGTTTATCGTTTATGTTACTTAACCTGAAAGAGGCCGATCAACCAATGTACGGTTTATCGATTTATCCACTCGACCACTCCACCCACCACCCGATGATTACCATCAAAACTCTGTGAACACAATGGTAaaataaccatagataataaagatgcatttattttatgagTTTTCTTATCTGGATACTTCTTCAACTactaaaaaacaattgaaaaaatatttttatttcaaatatttaacattaacataaaagaattattattattggaagttacataaaagtataaatatatatttataatattatttaaaagtataaaatggaagaaatataaaaaccaaaaatcacaaaatatgcatttataagcacaatacatttttaaaactagctTTGTGGTATCATTAAACGTATTTGTTTCGCACTCTGGTATTTTTGTgactgtgcaaaaaaaaaaatacaaatgctACAAGTAATCTGCCCTAGTTATCGCCTTTTAGGACATTAAAGGTGTTTAGATTTCTTTTCTGATAGGAGAAtagtttataagtaatataatatctagttggtaggtactttgggggggggggggggggggtcaaaagtaaaagtagttttcaaaagcaccatgaaaaacaaaagaaaaattaaagaaaacgggaatttttataaaaaatcgattttcgacaaaataggttttggtttttggtggaactctaaaacaaatgaccgtagctACAGGAAATTTTGACtgcatgtttatattagcattttctgtacaccataacattttgacttattttgagatgtttatggacattttcactttccaatttttttagttttttattctataaatatcaataaaatttatttgttgggtaaaaatgcgtgaaaatttaatacaaggctcctgatatattgttacaatatcagttaaaaaatattaaaaatacataagcacagtttttttaataagcatttaaaattcgaattttgacaaaatttatcaaatttaaatttgaatagctATTATGTagctaaaaatttataaaatgttcaacttttatattttttaacgattgaaaatttaaaacatggttccacgtaagtaggttattctgtaaccaaaatatctcaaaaatataaaacacggtttatttttatagtgatTTTATGTTGAAATTTGTCCATGGACgaaattattacatattcaataaccaagaataacgatttttgttattttgttgtaattttataatattaattcaacttaccggctaccgtattaatgataactaataacaatataaaatatccactcTGACAAaccgatcagaatcgttttttgtatacaactatattaggtaggtatatcattgaattcaaatttaatactatccattatacagtgacccacttgtacccTACTGTAGAGCAGAGCGAAGTCCACTTACCCTCCTTTTTAATTTGGGATCTATGGGCTatgattatttacaataaataaaatatattataatattattatcgtaaaatattaattaaatttgcgTGGGAAATGTAAGTTATTACAGCAGGCTGTTGTAAATAGAAGATAATAAAGACGTCGTGCATCTAGGATAAAATGCTTCCAGCGGACTACAGGACTACTAGtcaaggtatataataatattttgattgttcTGCGACTGTATTTAGGTACGTATTTAGtacgttataattttaattttttttatagtaaaataccaataatatagtacctatgtatctaACAGTATTTTGTCGGTAGTCGGTActcggtattattattttttggcatATATCAATTGCGCCGAAAATCACAGGTAAAGAAAGAATAATTATGGGATAGGAAAAAGGTATACATCAACTGATCGATATTCCAATGTTATAAATTGTGTACGTCAATTGCGCCTATCGatatttgaatgtaataaaTGGTGTACGTCAATTACGCTGATCgattcttaaatatatataaacgtctaaaatactatttcCATTATAACTACAAATCGGTTTTTacgtgttttaatttaatatatctatatcgtattctatatcataggtaagtttgaattatattatttgattactttttaatttaatttttttagattgagATTAAGATTCAAGACACTTCATCAGAAAGATAAATTTGtatgtcatatattatgtatgtaaattatttttatttaaatttactttttaatataactttctTAATACCAGTGAATTAGATGTATTCCTATTTAATAAACCTTTTTTATGCCGGCGCAATAGATGTATGCCTTTTTGATATACCTTTTTAATACCGGCGCAATAGATGTATACCTTTTTGATAAACCTTTTTAATACCGGCGGTATACAAATCAGGTAGTGTCCCAAATTCGGCACAATTGACGAAACcccttatttttgttatttcacaTTAAGAATTTTGTGCATCTCTGAAAATAAGATGAATAAGACCAagtcaaacaaaatatgttgtgttGTCGGATGTAGTAAAACTTACAAAAAAACAAACCAAATAAGCCGtgtttaattatcataatattacctccacacatatttatttacacacGCACTTATCAATTTTGGTAATAATTGATATCAGATATATTATCAGTATTAACATTACGTCCAATCAAggacgtgaaaataataaataataatataaattacatagataatagatagatggatctttattatctatgatatattattatgaaaaaaaatgtcaggTTAGGTTTTACATCGGACGTCCGAGCATTCGGGCACTCTGGCCTTTATTTTCTTTGTCTATGCTTGGAACGTGGAAACTCTTGTCTCGTACTCTCCTAAGTCGTGACTCTGGTAGTCAAGTCTCAAAGTATCAAACTCATAAAGCCGTATCTGATGGAGTGCCGAGTGATGTACAATGGTTATTCTTGTAAGTAAACACATTTTGTATGTTAAGGTGGGTTTACACTTGCATGTTTGTTGTGGCCATCATCTACGCGCCAGCTCGACACTAATTTTTTGGAATATTCCAACTTTTATTTTCACTTACGCGTCAGAACATTTTTACCTAACCTCACTGGCGCCTCAACTTGCACGGATAACCCTATCGTTTATTGCGCTGACGCTGCTTGTCGCAAACAAAGTCGTGCGTGAGTGGCGTGTGAAAACTAGTTGGATTACACTTGAGAGTTGAAGTATTAAACTTGCTAGTCACTTGGCACAAGTCGCTATAGCGATTTCACTAGCCAGCGAATCGCAACACAAGTAGGGCGATCGTTAAGTTCATTCATGGACAAGCAGtgtgttattttgtttattgcaAGGCTCCCAATTTATTTCAGAACCGggctataattttaattacatttagcTGGTGGGCCATCAAACGTACAACACGTCTTGCAGCTCACACGTATGGTCtctatttttacaatactttgaattaaaatttactatCCGACCCCCCCAGGCCGATATACCACGACCGTCCATGGACAAACAGTCGTGACaatctataaacataaaaataataccaattaGCTCGCGACAAAATATAAACAGGTATCCAACCGCTGGACGAATAAATGTGTTGACGAGCCTGGGTTCGGGCAGCTTTGGTCTATTGCATTGAACGAGTTAGCAGCAATTACATTTACCTACCTAACGGCAtatatgtaaaacaattttttgacactctattattaaaaacataaacttgcacaaaatatactaaattatttcatcAAACTACAGTATGACATCATGACATCatacaaaaacatttatgaaTCAATTGTTTAGGTATAAGTTTAATTATGATGGTAATGATTATTAATCTACTTATCAATGGTTAGTATTTTTATTCCTCCCGGATTGTTAgttcctattttatttttatgttgtccCCTTCACTATTAGTCCACTATCTTTAAATGGCTTCTATGCCTTTGGGCATTTTATCTCAAATCATGATTTGTTAGGGCACCATTTTTTTCTGATGTAACATGTTTGGGcactatagtatatactaagtaaatattatctatattgaaatgtatatgtagttttttttatgtatgttaactgtaaaataaatttaccgtttttatataaatttataagttagAATTCATATTCTATGGACAAGATTATAGACTATCCAGTTTAAAAATGGTTAGGCTCATAGTTAAGGAGTGGCCAGCCACCCCATTATATTGTTGAAATACCCAAAGCTCAAAGTTGAAccctattttaaaacttattttatgatatttgttattattatataattatctttaACACCATGTTCTATGTAAATAcgataattaattaaagaacAAAACAGCTTGAAATTTATCGCATCggatacaatttaatatttgaatagcaTGCTCacaatagaaaatttttttatattgtagtaTTTAATGTGTTTATGGTGGGATACAATGcatctatattataaagtgtTGCATAAACCTGCATTCTTATTTCGGTATTTTTGAAGTATATTCACTGCCTCGTGTAGatagtacaaattataatattcgtggtgggtagtaggtactatttataatatataaatatacatacaacaatgcgtttatgatattattatacttattcatttttttttaagggaaTCAGGAGGCAAAGCTGAGCATGcattatatacttaattattgtttttttgttatatttttgttaaattaaagccatagataataatttaaatatcatttattGTTTCAGTTAACCGAAAGATTCCATACACACTACAGAAAATGGCGAAACTCTAATAAAAActgaattgaaaatatttgatgatggcataatgtaatatgaatgtttttttatatgtgAAAACAATTATGTGCCATCATTTACATTTTGCATCTACAACAGTACATTATCTCCTGGTTAAAAACAAGTCTTCCAATTGAAATAATAACGTTAAAGCATCAACTCATACCAACTCAACACAATGTGATATCATACCGTctcaaaaacaattaagttaggtaaaaattattttttctaactaTGTTGAAAACCAATACCAACATGTCATCtgcaataaattgttattaaaaacaacaattttaaattcagtaaaaaatattcatagtgTTAACCTCATACATTAGATATTTGCAATAAATCATTTTCTCAAGCATCAACTTTTAATCAACAAAATAGTATTTGTAACAAATATAGCATGTATATGGTTTTTCTCCAGTATGAATTCTTATGTGAGCTTTGCTAGGTTATCAAAACTCCCATTAGAAACCATACGATTCATACTGGAGATAAACCATACACatgatatatttgaaataaattgttttctcaAGCATAACGTTTAAGTAGacccaatattatatattatatatttgtgatgttattttatatcttaatatGTAGTCAAATATCTATGTACTGTAATTACATCCtaccataaaataatttggGTAATTTTAGCTAATTTTTTCTTACTTTACTGTtacaaattttatcataaaaaaatatattatgtaatcaagTATATCAATAAATTGTCATTTTATTTTGCCATAAATTAATAGTGTGTTATTAATCacatcattttttaatgaattttcttGATCAAACAAATGGtttgtaatttgattttataataattcacatactctgttgtaaaaatgtagaataaaatatcaacagcttaaatattataattaacaaatgaTATATTAGGACATAAAGTACTTCtttgaagatttttttatttgtgctaatatcaaaaaatagaattcataatatgtaatgcTACTCCAGTGTCTAGTTTATACATGAACACTTTATATTTAACAGTTTTGCTTGGACTTAATGCCGTTGCCTggagaattattaattattttggctCCGCAATAATGTTAGGGTGTAAGC
This genomic window from Metopolophium dirhodum isolate CAU chromosome 1, ASM1992520v1, whole genome shotgun sequence contains:
- the LOC132936269 gene encoding U3 small nucleolar RNA-associated protein 6 homolog isoform X1, which translates into the protein MAESVQRRKENFINGELPLLNSVFNDDHVGYIVYQRQSHEHRVTRRNRSKSDFINFINFLKSVIKEVKKMNPDSNTFKLINLHNNKIILLYRAALKYFNYDLSVWTKYIQFLMKHKNPTMVQKVIDRTLLLHGKISDSLYIYAIEIEIGFLRNIQKAREMYTSGLQLHKYSSNLYFEAFNCELTNSKMLIQEVLKSGKELDSYDPALDVSLAKVIFESAVQNVKEDTDLFFQMYHAAIQYHFSLDLSKEIKKFMSTTFNMDPNYWDTLALNELFETTNTYQNMNIIKCLSRYNAALSIVDTDEMWDKYLITMIKILYDAGLTEINKIDLIKESLHCAHKKNKLKPNHYIHLIFNSKGSMPLDILDWAVEAYPNDIRILEVHIQFKLTNKDELVAYELFKENANEVSPTMWLIIIKYFSNKPQIWHIFNIAFGDESLCSNKVKKKIANEYLLWLSKNKSLNDARNAYLLLNTNNSCDASLCKTMVTLETGQQIIDVSRIRQHFTLACMQFGKTDIDLWMERIYFELNYGSLKLVITTYHQALKTLNNEESHKFAELLKEYSTLNSICNP
- the LOC132936269 gene encoding U3 small nucleolar RNA-associated protein 6 homolog isoform X2, with amino-acid sequence MAESVQRRKENFINGELPLLNSVFNDDHVGYIVYQRQSHEHRVTRRNRSKSDFINFINFLKSVIKEVKKMNPDSNTFKLINLHNNKIILLYRAALKYFNYDLSVWTKYIQFLMKHKNPTMVQKVIDRTLLLHGKISDSLYIYAIEIEIGFLRNIQKAREMYTSGLQLHKYSSNLYFEAFNCELTNSKMLIQEVLKSGKELDSYDPALDVSLAKVIFESAVQNVKEDTDLFFQMYHAAIQYHFSLDLSKEIKKKCLSRYNAALSIVDTDEMWDKYLITMIKILYDAGLTEINKIDLIKESLHCAHKKNKLKPNHYIHLIFNSKGSMPLDILDWAVEAYPNDIRILEVHIQFKLTNKDELVAYELFKENANEVSPTMWLIIIKYFSNKPQIWHIFNIAFGDESLCSNKVKKKIANEYLLWLSKNKSLNDARNAYLLLNTNNSCDASLCKTMVTLETGQQIIDVSRIRQHFTLACMQFGKTDIDLWMERIYFELNYGSLKLVITTYHQALKTLNNEESHKFAELLKEYSTLNSICNP